In Sphingomonas crocodyli, a genomic segment contains:
- a CDS encoding penicillin-binding protein activator: MAEAPRRDQRSRRSFVAGATLLTMLLASCSGVVPRGGRPAPAAPKPESQSEIAPQDQPRHRVAVLVPLSGPNAAVGQSIANAASMALIDTSNKSIRLTTYDTATGAAAAAKRALADGNRLFLGPLLSDDVAAVATEARAESVPVVAYSNDAAVAGNGVYLMGFSPSQSVDRVVRYAKGRGITKFAALVPAGVYGRNASTAMIRAVEGAGGSLVAMKSFDRTPKSLSMAVAQLGKGQPYDAVLVADNARIATQAVPLIRKATSPQARVMGTELWQAESALLTSPVLAGSWFASVSDKRYRQLAAGYKRQFGRAPFRLASLGYDSMLLVIKAAGSWKVGDRFPANMLRDPDGFVGVDGAFRFGPTGIAERALEVQELSPAGAKTVSEAPASFKQ; this comes from the coding sequence ATGGCAGAAGCTCCCCGTCGCGATCAACGGTCGCGCCGCTCGTTTGTCGCGGGAGCGACATTGTTGACGATGTTGTTGGCCAGCTGCTCCGGAGTCGTTCCGCGCGGTGGCCGCCCGGCGCCGGCCGCGCCCAAGCCCGAAAGCCAGTCCGAAATCGCCCCGCAGGATCAGCCGCGTCATCGCGTCGCCGTGCTGGTGCCGCTCAGCGGCCCGAACGCCGCGGTCGGCCAGTCGATCGCCAATGCTGCGAGCATGGCGCTGATCGACACGAGCAATAAATCGATCCGGCTGACGACCTACGACACCGCAACCGGAGCGGCGGCCGCCGCCAAGCGCGCGCTGGCCGATGGCAATCGGCTGTTCCTGGGGCCACTGCTGTCCGACGACGTCGCGGCCGTCGCGACCGAGGCGCGCGCGGAATCGGTGCCCGTGGTCGCTTATTCGAACGATGCCGCCGTGGCCGGTAACGGCGTCTATCTGATGGGCTTTTCGCCCAGCCAGTCGGTCGATCGCGTCGTGCGCTATGCCAAGGGGCGCGGCATCACCAAGTTTGCTGCGCTCGTCCCCGCGGGTGTCTATGGCCGCAATGCATCCACCGCGATGATCCGCGCGGTTGAGGGCGCGGGCGGATCGCTGGTGGCGATGAAGTCGTTCGATCGTACACCGAAGTCGCTCAGCATGGCGGTGGCGCAGCTCGGCAAGGGGCAGCCCTATGACGCGGTGCTCGTCGCCGACAATGCCCGCATCGCCACGCAGGCCGTGCCGCTGATCCGCAAGGCAACCAGCCCGCAGGCGCGGGTGATGGGGACCGAGCTGTGGCAGGCCGAATCGGCGCTGCTGACCTCACCGGTGCTCGCGGGATCCTGGTTCGCCAGCGTTTCGGACAAGCGCTATCGTCAGCTTGCCGCCGGCTACAAGCGCCAGTTCGGCCGCGCGCCGTTCCGTCTGGCGAGCCTCGGCTACGATTCGATGCTGCTGGTGATCAAGGCGGCGGGCAGCTGGAAGGTGGGCGATCGTTTCCCGGCGAACATGTTGCGCGATCCCGACGGCTTCGTCGGTGTTGACGGCGCCTTCCGCTTCGGCCCGACCGGCATCGCCGAACGCGCGCTCGAGGTTCAGGAATTGAGCCCCGCGGGCGCCAAGACGGTGTCCGAAGCCCCGGCGAGCTTCAAGCAATAG
- the rsmI gene encoding 16S rRNA (cytidine(1402)-2'-O)-methyltransferase — protein sequence MIDPSEPDPAADGQPNASLPPGLYIVATPIGNLGDLSPRAADILARADLIAVEDSRVTAKLLQRIGTKRPMAPYHDHNADKVRPALIARMAGEAIALVSDAGTPLISDPGYKLVRDARAAGHVITTIPGPCAAIAALTLAGLPTDRFFFLGFLPAKEKAKADAIAEISAIRATLILYESGPRLAATLAALAKGLGDREAGVAREISKAYEECVTGTLTELAARYADHPPKGEIVVIVGPPGEAAPTTEADAEALLRDALLHLPPTKAAAEVSKITGLARRDLYALAMTMKDRG from the coding sequence ATGATCGATCCTTCCGAGCCCGACCCGGCCGCCGATGGGCAGCCGAATGCGTCCCTCCCCCCGGGCCTGTATATCGTCGCCACGCCGATCGGCAACTTGGGCGACCTTTCCCCTCGCGCCGCGGACATATTGGCGCGTGCCGATCTGATCGCGGTCGAAGACAGCCGTGTGACGGCCAAGCTGTTGCAGCGCATCGGCACGAAGCGGCCGATGGCCCCCTATCACGATCACAATGCCGACAAGGTTCGTCCGGCGCTGATCGCACGAATGGCGGGCGAAGCGATCGCTCTGGTATCCGACGCGGGAACGCCGCTCATCTCTGATCCGGGCTACAAGCTCGTTCGCGACGCGCGGGCGGCGGGCCATGTGATCACAACCATTCCCGGCCCCTGCGCCGCAATCGCCGCGCTGACGCTGGCGGGGTTGCCCACCGATCGATTCTTCTTCCTTGGCTTCCTGCCCGCCAAGGAAAAGGCCAAGGCCGATGCGATTGCCGAGATTTCCGCCATTCGCGCCACACTGATTCTTTACGAATCCGGGCCAAGACTGGCTGCTACCCTCGCCGCTTTGGCCAAGGGGCTGGGCGATCGCGAGGCCGGTGTCGCCCGGGAAATCAGCAAGGCTTATGAGGAATGCGTGACGGGAACGCTGACCGAGCTTGCGGCGCGCTATGCCGATCATCCGCCCAAGGGCGAGATCGTCGTCATCGTCGGCCCGCCCGGCGAAGCCGCACCCACGACCGAGGCCGATGCGGAAGCGTTGCTGCGCGACGCGCTTTTGCACCTGCCGCCCACAAAAGCGGCCGCAGAAGTGTCGAAAATCACAGGTCTTGCCCGCCGCGACCTCTATGCCTTGGCCATGACGATGAAGGACCGGGGATGA
- a CDS encoding YraN family protein — MSDRHHAEKRGRWGETLASLWLMLRGWRIVGRRVKTRRGEIDLVARRGGTVAFVEVKTRGTERNLLRSIDEYRLRRVIAAAEAVAPRYAGPRDAIRIDVMLVRPWSLPIHLPNVWHG; from the coding sequence ATGAGCGACCGTCACCATGCCGAAAAGCGGGGCCGCTGGGGCGAGACGCTCGCCTCCTTGTGGCTGATGCTGCGCGGCTGGCGGATCGTCGGCCGGCGCGTGAAGACGCGTCGCGGCGAAATCGATCTCGTCGCGCGCCGCGGGGGCACCGTCGCCTTCGTCGAGGTCAAGACGCGCGGCACCGAACGCAATCTGCTCCGTTCGATCGACGAATATCGCCTGCGCCGCGTGATCGCCGCCGCCGAGGCCGTGGCGCCGCGTTATGCCGGCCCGCGCGATGCGATCCGCATCGATGTGATGCTGGTGCGCCCCTGGTCGCTGCCCATCCACCTGCCCAACGTCTGGCACGGGTGA
- the gshB gene encoding glutathione synthase has protein sequence MSLNVAVQMDPLETINIMGDSTFAVMLSGIARGHSLWHYAAGDLCYRDGRLTAPARRIKKLARVVGDHFELGDWQVIDLADDIDVVLMRQDPPFDLAYITATHLLERIQHKTLVVNDPASVRNAPEKLFVLDYARFMPPTMITRRLEDARAFHEEHGEVVVKPLYGNAGSAVFHVGRNDANLAALTELFGQVWREPFMVQAFLPDVTKGDKRIVLVDGKVAGAINRLPKKGEIRSNLAAGGKADATELTARETEICEALGPDLAARGLLFVGIDVIAGHLTEINVTSPTGIVAIDNFNGSDTPALIWEAIEGKAGSAKAG, from the coding sequence ATGAGCCTGAATGTCGCGGTCCAGATGGATCCGCTCGAGACGATCAACATCATGGGCGATTCGACCTTCGCCGTGATGCTTTCCGGCATCGCGCGTGGACACAGCCTCTGGCATTATGCGGCGGGCGACCTGTGCTATCGCGACGGACGGCTGACCGCGCCTGCGCGCCGGATCAAGAAACTGGCCCGCGTGGTCGGCGATCATTTCGAACTGGGCGACTGGCAGGTGATCGACCTCGCCGACGATATCGATGTCGTGCTGATGCGACAGGATCCGCCCTTCGACCTCGCTTATATCACCGCGACCCATCTGCTCGAACGGATCCAGCACAAGACTTTGGTGGTCAACGATCCCGCCTCGGTCCGCAACGCGCCCGAAAAGCTGTTCGTGCTCGATTATGCGCGCTTCATGCCGCCGACGATGATCACCCGCCGCCTGGAGGACGCCCGCGCCTTCCACGAGGAGCATGGCGAGGTGGTCGTGAAGCCGCTCTACGGCAATGCCGGGTCGGCCGTGTTCCATGTCGGCCGCAATGATGCCAATCTCGCGGCGCTCACCGAATTGTTCGGACAGGTCTGGCGCGAGCCGTTCATGGTGCAGGCCTTCCTGCCCGACGTGACGAAGGGCGACAAGCGCATCGTGCTGGTAGATGGGAAAGTTGCAGGCGCTATCAATCGCTTGCCGAAGAAAGGTGAGATTCGATCGAACCTTGCGGCGGGCGGCAAGGCCGATGCGACCGAACTGACGGCGCGCGAGACCGAGATTTGCGAGGCGCTCGGCCCGGACCTTGCCGCGCGCGGCCTTCTGTTCGTCGGGATCGACGTGATCGCCGGGCATCTCACCGAGATCAACGTCACCTCCCCCACCGGTATTGTCGCGATCGACAATTTCAACGGCAGCGACACGCCGGCGCTGATCTGGGAGGCGATTGAAGGAAAGGCTGGCTCGGCCAAGGCCGGCTGA
- a CDS encoding DedA family protein produces the protein MADWIRQLIVDGGYFGIFLLMVAETVFPPIPSEVIMSLAGFEAAAGRLSLPVAIVVGTAGAMVGNTMWYFIARALGFDRLRPVVERHGRWFTVDWSEIETGERWFRRYGGWFVGLGRIMPTFRTLISVPAGLVRMRFPAFFLWSMVGTLGWVTVLGTIGWTLRHTFAQAEQWLNIVTFALVGVMVVWYLWRVATWKSAQKE, from the coding sequence GTGGCCGACTGGATTCGCCAGCTGATCGTCGACGGCGGCTATTTCGGTATCTTCCTGCTGATGGTGGCGGAGACGGTGTTTCCGCCGATCCCGTCCGAAGTGATCATGTCGCTGGCGGGGTTCGAGGCGGCCGCGGGCAGGCTGTCTTTGCCCGTCGCGATCGTCGTCGGGACGGCGGGCGCGATGGTCGGCAACACGATGTGGTATTTCATCGCGCGTGCGCTGGGGTTCGATCGGTTGCGTCCAGTCGTCGAGCGCCACGGCCGCTGGTTCACCGTCGACTGGAGCGAGATCGAGACCGGCGAACGCTGGTTCCGGCGCTATGGTGGCTGGTTCGTGGGCCTCGGCCGCATCATGCCGACTTTCCGGACCCTGATCTCGGTGCCCGCCGGGCTGGTGCGGATGCGCTTCCCCGCCTTTTTCCTCTGGTCGATGGTCGGGACTCTGGGCTGGGTGACGGTACTCGGCACGATCGGCTGGACCCTGCGTCACACCTTTGCGCAGGCCGAGCAATGGCTGAACATCGTGACCTTCGCGCTCGTGGGCGTGATGGTCGTCTGGTATCTCTGGCGCGTCGCGACCTGGAAATCGGCTCAGAAGGAGTAG
- a CDS encoding TonB-dependent siderophore receptor: MALATPSFAQTAPVEPRQLSSSPTVIVTAVPRGLNRLDASISVSTISPDEISVLSPRSTAEIFRNIPGIRSESSGGEGNANIAVRGLPIATGGAKYVQIQEDGLPALQFGDITFATADSFIRADLNVLRIEAVRGGSVSTLVSNAPGAVINLLSKTGETAGGQVRAGFGLDYDEYRLDFDYGAPIGNDWRFHVGGFYRRGEGPRKTGYDGNRGGQIKGNVTKDFGTGFVRLYFKYLDDHAVSYLPAPVRVTGSDADPRYESLPGFSINGGSPYSRNIRGALTLDRNNRPVRDDIADGMHPLVRQIGLEVQIQPGDGWTLRERFRYANTSGRFIGLFPALVDNASTIATALGGAGAGLTYATGPLAGTAITAPAGLNGNGLLSESVVFDVRLRNLDEIVNEMRAIRDVNIGGGKLTLTGGLYLARQYVESDWRWTSLVSDVRGDGNAALVDIRNAAGQRVTEGGVYGYGATFFGNCCRRDYDLRYDIAAPFAAMSFLKGKWSLAASLRWDNGRARGNLGGLTANLASVDVNGDGAISAPETRTTVLAGARSPVRYNYDYVSWSTGLNYRLGRETALFLRYSRGGRANADRILFGPAIDATGDIVDKGAAVDFVRQAEAGFKYRTRRMEFYATLFHANTEEQNFEATSLRFLDRRYRATGVELEGSYFSLSGLGLTAKGTWTDAEISRDAITPANKGNRPRRQAKFVYQLTPQYRQQLFTIGANVVGTTDSYAQDSNQLKLPGFTTVNLFAEVRPMPGVSVSIGANNIFDVKGFTEAEEATISANGIVRARSINGRTISATIGYSF; this comes from the coding sequence ATGGCGTTGGCGACGCCGTCTTTCGCGCAGACTGCGCCCGTCGAACCGCGCCAATTGTCGAGTTCGCCCACCGTGATCGTGACGGCGGTGCCGCGCGGGCTGAACCGGCTCGATGCGAGCATCTCGGTCAGTACGATCAGCCCCGATGAAATATCGGTCCTCTCGCCGCGATCGACGGCAGAGATTTTCCGCAACATTCCCGGCATCCGATCGGAAAGCTCGGGCGGAGAGGGCAATGCCAATATCGCGGTGCGCGGGCTGCCCATCGCGACCGGCGGCGCCAAATATGTCCAGATCCAGGAGGATGGGCTTCCCGCGCTCCAGTTCGGCGACATCACCTTCGCGACCGCTGACAGCTTCATCCGTGCCGATCTGAACGTCCTGCGGATCGAGGCGGTGCGCGGCGGCTCGGTATCGACGCTCGTTTCGAACGCGCCCGGCGCGGTCATCAACCTGCTGTCGAAGACGGGCGAGACCGCGGGTGGGCAGGTGCGCGCGGGCTTCGGCCTCGATTATGACGAATATCGGCTCGATTTTGATTATGGCGCGCCGATCGGAAACGACTGGCGTTTCCATGTCGGCGGCTTCTATCGGCGTGGCGAAGGGCCGCGGAAGACCGGCTATGACGGCAATCGCGGCGGGCAGATCAAGGGCAACGTCACCAAGGATTTCGGCACCGGCTTCGTCCGCCTCTATTTCAAATATCTGGACGATCATGCGGTGTCTTACCTTCCCGCGCCGGTGCGGGTGACGGGCAGCGACGCCGATCCGCGCTACGAAAGCCTGCCCGGTTTCTCGATCAACGGCGGATCGCCTTATTCGCGCAACATCCGCGGCGCACTGACGCTCGATCGCAACAACCGCCCGGTGCGCGACGATATCGCCGACGGAATGCACCCGCTGGTCCGCCAGATCGGCCTGGAAGTGCAGATCCAGCCCGGCGACGGATGGACGCTGCGCGAGCGGTTTCGCTACGCCAACACGTCGGGCCGCTTCATCGGCCTGTTCCCCGCGCTGGTCGACAATGCGTCGACAATCGCGACCGCATTGGGCGGGGCAGGGGCGGGCCTGACCTACGCAACCGGCCCGCTGGCGGGCACTGCCATCACGGCGCCGGCCGGGCTCAACGGCAATGGCCTGCTGTCGGAAAGCGTCGTCTTCGATGTGCGGCTCCGCAACCTCGACGAAATCGTCAATGAGATGCGCGCGATCCGCGACGTCAACATCGGCGGCGGCAAGCTGACCCTCACCGGGGGCCTCTATCTCGCGCGTCAATATGTCGAGAGCGACTGGCGGTGGACGAGCCTGGTCTCGGACGTGCGCGGGGACGGCAACGCCGCTTTGGTCGATATCCGTAACGCCGCTGGACAGCGCGTCACCGAAGGCGGCGTCTATGGCTATGGCGCGACCTTCTTCGGCAATTGCTGCCGTCGCGATTATGACCTGCGATACGACATCGCGGCGCCGTTCGCGGCGATGAGCTTCCTGAAGGGCAAATGGTCGCTTGCGGCCAGCCTGCGCTGGGACAATGGCCGCGCGCGGGGCAATCTGGGCGGGCTGACGGCCAATCTCGCGTCGGTCGACGTCAACGGCGATGGCGCGATTTCGGCGCCGGAGACGCGGACCACCGTGCTCGCGGGTGCGCGATCACCGGTTCGCTACAATTACGACTATGTTTCCTGGTCGACCGGGCTGAACTATCGGCTCGGCCGGGAGACTGCGTTGTTCCTCCGTTACAGCCGGGGCGGGCGCGCCAATGCCGATCGCATCCTGTTCGGCCCCGCAATCGACGCGACGGGCGACATCGTCGACAAAGGCGCGGCGGTCGATTTCGTGCGGCAGGCCGAAGCCGGCTTCAAATATCGCACGCGCCGCATGGAGTTTTACGCGACCCTGTTCCACGCCAATACCGAGGAACAGAATTTCGAGGCGACCAGCCTGCGCTTCCTCGATCGCCGCTATCGCGCGACGGGCGTGGAGCTTGAGGGAAGCTATTTCTCGCTCAGCGGCCTGGGCCTCACCGCCAAGGGCACCTGGACGGATGCGGAGATCAGCCGCGATGCGATCACGCCCGCGAACAAGGGCAATCGCCCAAGGCGGCAGGCGAAGTTCGTCTATCAACTGACCCCGCAATATCGCCAGCAGCTGTTCACGATCGGCGCGAACGTGGTCGGCACGACCGACAGCTATGCGCAGGACAGCAACCAGCTGAAGCTGCCGGGCTTCACCACCGTCAATCTGTTCGCCGAAGTGCGGCCGATGCCGGGTGTGTCGGTCTCGATCGGCGCGAACAACATCTTCGATGTGAAGGGCTTTACCGAGGCGGAAGAAGCGACGATCTCCGCCAATGGCATCGTCCGTGCCCGATCAATCAATGGGCGGACGATATCGGCGACGATCGGCTACTCCTTCTGA
- a CDS encoding LacI family DNA-binding transcriptional regulator, whose product MSILDRDRGAAMIRKPREGVTSISDLARLAGVSASTVSRALAGSSMISEGTRTRIKALAREHGFRLNQMARNLRLRRSQAIGLVLPMGHEVGQHLSDPFFGLMIGHLAEGVTARGYDLLLSRVVPTEEGWLDALANSGRIDGLIVLGQSDQVDALDRLGSEYRPLVVWGEKHEGQRYCSVGSDNRIGGMLATQHLLAAGRRRILFAGRLDVPEAVARYAGYGDAHRDAGVQPFGAVETPFEAAPAFAVIAERLNQGELPDAIVAASDVIAIEAIKALIARGLKVPDDVAVVGYDDVPVAELMSPPLTTIRQDFRRGATELVDRLFRRHAGEDVGSMVMAPTLVKRASA is encoded by the coding sequence ATGTCCATTCTAGACCGCGATCGGGGGGCGGCAATGATAAGAAAGCCCAGAGAGGGCGTTACGAGCATATCCGATCTGGCGCGCCTTGCAGGCGTGTCGGCATCGACCGTGTCGCGTGCGTTGGCCGGCAGCAGCATGATCAGCGAGGGCACCCGCACGCGCATCAAGGCGCTGGCGCGGGAACATGGCTTTCGCCTCAACCAGATGGCGCGAAACCTGCGTCTGCGTCGTTCGCAGGCGATCGGGCTGGTGCTGCCGATGGGGCATGAAGTCGGGCAGCATCTGTCCGATCCCTTCTTCGGCCTGATGATCGGGCATCTGGCCGAAGGCGTCACCGCGCGCGGCTATGATCTGCTGCTGTCGCGTGTCGTGCCGACCGAAGAAGGCTGGCTCGATGCGCTGGCCAATTCGGGGCGGATCGACGGATTGATTGTCCTTGGTCAATCGGATCAGGTCGATGCGCTCGATCGGCTCGGCTCGGAATATCGCCCGCTGGTGGTCTGGGGCGAAAAGCATGAGGGCCAGCGTTATTGTTCGGTCGGCAGCGATAATCGCATCGGCGGCATGCTCGCGACCCAGCATCTTCTCGCGGCCGGGCGGCGGCGCATCCTGTTTGCCGGCAGGCTTGACGTTCCGGAGGCCGTTGCGCGCTATGCCGGCTATGGGGATGCGCATCGCGATGCGGGTGTGCAGCCTTTCGGTGCGGTGGAAACGCCCTTCGAAGCGGCGCCTGCTTTCGCGGTGATCGCCGAGCGTCTCAACCAGGGCGAATTGCCCGATGCGATCGTGGCGGCATCCGATGTCATCGCGATCGAGGCGATCAAGGCGCTTATCGCGCGCGGGCTGAAGGTTCCCGATGACGTCGCCGTCGTCGGCTATGACGATGTTCCGGTAGCCGAACTGATGTCGCCACCGCTAACGACGATCCGGCAGGATTTCCGCCGTGGCGCGACCGAACTGGTCGATCGCCTGTTCCGTCGCCACGCCGGCGAGGATGTCGGTTCGATGGTCATGGCGCCGACATTGGTGAAGCGGGCATCGGCCTAA
- a CDS encoding DUF1465 family protein: MQLCHSQQMGNEPAQIRLHGRLIDTLYTEAMLLADEARAYFERASAERDALQPIDRVVFSCESLKVTTRLMHILSWLLSQRAVEMGQIDRIEARMSTRRIGEAADSDPATLAGLPAEAIALIEASRELYARVARLDAAEEPAEPAPSPALNLLSRLESAF; encoded by the coding sequence ATGCAACTGTGTCATTCTCAACAGATGGGGAATGAACCAGCCCAGATTCGACTTCACGGCCGGCTGATCGACACTCTGTACACAGAGGCGATGCTGCTGGCGGATGAGGCGCGCGCTTATTTTGAGCGGGCGTCGGCGGAGCGCGATGCGCTTCAGCCGATCGATCGGGTCGTCTTCTCGTGCGAGTCGCTCAAGGTCACGACGCGGCTGATGCACATCCTCTCGTGGCTCCTTTCGCAGCGCGCGGTGGAAATGGGCCAGATCGACAGGATCGAAGCGCGCATGTCGACACGGAGGATCGGCGAGGCCGCCGACAGCGACCCCGCGACGCTTGCGGGGCTTCCCGCAGAAGCGATCGCGCTGATCGAGGCCAGTCGTGAACTCTACGCCAGGGTGGCACGGCTCGATGCCGCGGAAGAACCGGCAGAACCGGCGCCAAGCCCTGCGTTGAATCTTCTGAGCCGCCTGGAGAGCGCTTTTTAA
- the hisI gene encoding phosphoribosyl-AMP cyclohydrolase has translation MADDREQGRALQPKYDAAGLITAVVTDHATSEVLMLAHMNAEALDATIRTREATFFSRSRGRLWKKGETSGNVMRVVELRIDCDQDAVWMRCEPAGPACHTGERSCFYRIIATDAEGAVTLDREL, from the coding sequence ATGGCCGACGATCGCGAACAGGGACGGGCGCTTCAGCCCAAATATGACGCCGCAGGATTGATCACCGCGGTGGTGACCGATCATGCGACCAGCGAGGTGCTGATGCTCGCGCATATGAATGCCGAGGCTTTGGACGCGACGATCCGCACCAGGGAGGCGACCTTCTTCTCGCGTTCGCGCGGGCGCCTCTGGAAGAAGGGCGAGACCAGCGGGAACGTGATGCGCGTCGTCGAGTTGCGAATCGATTGCGACCAGGATGCGGTCTGGATGCGCTGCGAACCGGCCGGTCCGGCATGTCACACAGGCGAGCGAAGCTGCTTTTATCGTATAATTGCGACGGATGCGGAGGGCGCCGTGACCCTCGATCGCGAATTATGA
- the purF gene encoding amidophosphoribosyltransferase: MLTTHPFDDDKLREECGIFGIWGAETASAMVALGLHALQHRGQEAAGITSWDGHAFHTHRAMGHVAGNFDRDDVIRGLPGKVACGHVRYSTTGETALRNVQPLFAELSSGGFAIAHNGNISNAMKVKRELVRLGSIFQSTSDTETIIHLVAMSKYRTLLDRFIDALKQVEGAYALICMTAEGMIACRDPLGIRPLVLGRVGDAYVFASETVALDVIGGTFIRQVEPGELVIVSESGLRSIRPFGDVRARPCIFEHVYFSRPDSIVDGSSVYSVRKRIGAQLAIENPVDADLVVPVPDSGTPAAIGYAQESGIPFELGIIRSHYVGRTFIQPSDQVRHLGVKLKHNANRALIEGQRIVLIDDSIVRGTTSVKILQMLRDAGAREVHLRIASPPTRHSCFYGVDTPERAKLLAAQMNVAEMATYIGADSLAFLSIDGLYKALGEDNRDDRAPSFCDACFTGDYPTHLTDQAELEPTDQLALHGERVVA; the protein is encoded by the coding sequence ATGCTCACCACGCATCCGTTCGACGACGACAAGCTGCGTGAAGAATGCGGCATTTTCGGAATTTGGGGCGCGGAAACCGCCTCGGCAATGGTGGCGCTGGGTCTCCACGCGCTGCAGCATCGCGGCCAGGAGGCGGCGGGCATCACCAGTTGGGATGGCCACGCCTTCCACACCCATCGCGCGATGGGTCATGTCGCGGGCAATTTCGACCGCGACGATGTGATCCGCGGCCTGCCGGGCAAGGTCGCCTGCGGCCATGTCCGCTATTCGACGACGGGCGAAACCGCGCTGCGCAACGTGCAGCCTCTGTTCGCCGAATTGTCCTCGGGCGGCTTCGCGATCGCGCATAACGGCAACATTTCGAACGCGATGAAGGTCAAGCGTGAGCTTGTCCGCCTCGGCTCGATCTTCCAGTCGACCAGCGATACCGAGACGATCATCCACCTCGTCGCGATGTCCAAATATCGCACCCTGCTCGATCGCTTCATCGATGCGCTCAAGCAGGTCGAGGGTGCCTATGCGCTGATCTGTATGACGGCGGAGGGCATGATCGCCTGCCGCGATCCGCTCGGCATCCGTCCCCTGGTGCTGGGCCGCGTCGGCGACGCTTATGTCTTCGCGTCGGAAACCGTCGCGCTCGATGTGATCGGCGGCACCTTCATTCGTCAGGTCGAGCCGGGCGAGTTGGTGATCGTGTCCGAAAGCGGCCTGCGATCGATCCGTCCGTTCGGCGATGTCCGCGCGCGGCCGTGCATCTTCGAACATGTCTATTTCTCGCGCCCCGACTCGATCGTCGATGGATCGTCGGTCTATTCGGTGCGCAAGCGGATCGGCGCGCAGCTCGCGATCGAAAATCCGGTCGACGCCGATCTGGTCGTCCCCGTTCCCGACAGCGGTACGCCGGCGGCGATAGGTTACGCACAGGAATCGGGCATTCCGTTCGAACTGGGCATCATCCGATCGCATTATGTCGGCCGCACCTTCATTCAGCCGAGCGATCAGGTTCGCCATCTGGGCGTGAAGCTGAAGCACAATGCCAATCGCGCGCTCATCGAAGGACAGCGGATCGTGCTGATCGACGATTCGATCGTGCGCGGCACGACCAGCGTGAAGATCCTGCAGATGCTCCGCGACGCCGGCGCGCGCGAAGTCCATCTGCGCATTGCCAGCCCGCCGACGCGGCACAGCTGCTTCTACGGCGTCGATACGCCGGAGCGCGCCAAGCTGCTTGCCGCGCAGATGAACGTGGCCGAGATGGCGACCTATATCGGCGCCGACAGCCTCGCCTTCCTCTCGATCGACGGCCTCTACAAGGCGTTGGGCGAGGACAATCGCGACGATCGCGCGCCCAGCTTCTGCGATGCGTGCTTCACCGGCGACTATCCGACCCACCTGACCGATCAGGCGGAACTGGAGCCGACCGATCAACTCGCGCTGCACGGCGAACGCGTCGTCGCCTGA
- a CDS encoding SDR family NAD(P)-dependent oxidoreductase yields the protein MIQTLSGKLALVTGASRGIGAATAIALGKRGAHVILTARTAGGLEEVEEAIHQHGGTATIAPLDLAENDSIARLAEAIAGRWARLDVMVLNAAMLGTLAPVAAIDAKEFARVLTLNVMAQQQLIAAFDPLLRASDNASVFGVTSSVGAKARPYWGAYGASKAALDTMLNAYAQEVANISKVRVSIIDPGATATKMRQQAFPGEDQATLKSPDVVAETIAKLAENGFESGSRTRVEA from the coding sequence ATGATCCAGACGCTTTCCGGCAAGCTCGCGCTCGTCACCGGCGCATCGCGCGGCATCGGCGCTGCGACCGCGATCGCGCTGGGCAAGCGTGGCGCGCACGTCATCCTCACCGCGCGCACGGCCGGCGGCCTTGAGGAGGTCGAGGAGGCGATCCACCAGCATGGCGGTACCGCGACGATCGCGCCGCTCGATTTGGCGGAGAATGACAGCATCGCCCGCCTGGCCGAGGCGATTGCCGGCCGCTGGGCACGCCTCGACGTCATGGTGCTGAACGCCGCGATGCTCGGAACGCTGGCGCCGGTCGCCGCGATCGATGCCAAGGAGTTCGCCCGCGTCCTGACGCTCAATGTCATGGCACAGCAGCAGCTTATCGCCGCCTTCGATCCGCTGCTCCGCGCGTCGGACAATGCGAGCGTCTTTGGCGTCACCTCGTCGGTGGGCGCCAAGGCCCGGCCCTATTGGGGCGCTTATGGCGCTTCGAAGGCTGCGCTCGATACGATGCTGAATGCCTATGCGCAGGAAGTCGCTAACATCAGCAAGGTCCGCGTGTCGATCATCGATCCGGGTGCCACCGCCACCAAGATGCGGCAGCAGGCATTCCCCGGCGAGGATCAGGCGACGCTCAAGAGCCCCGATGTCGTCGCTGAAACCATCGCGAAGCTGGCCGAAAACGGCTTCGAGAGCGGCAGCCGCACCCGCGTAGAGGCATAG